From Tiliqua scincoides isolate rTilSci1 chromosome 2, rTilSci1.hap2, whole genome shotgun sequence, the proteins below share one genomic window:
- the LRTM1 gene encoding leucine-rich repeat and transmembrane domain-containing protein 1, whose amino-acid sequence MVSGCPPKCLCHQFSKTVDCRNRGLVEVPSHIPLQTQILLLSNNRIQKISQSAFIGTLALKILDLSNNSVSGLSPSTFQGLKHLKELDLSSNTIVSLPGTLGNNTGNITLLSLKHNKLQKVDRRLLESLPNLKVVLFKGNSWQCNCQVFGLKLWLESFLYRGGISDAVICSTPENRKGKDLLRIPYEMYGICPPTSSQVHQTTTQHYNLENRSSLKHVHHNEHGDSGRSHCEPKPKPRPVSLRHAIATVVITGVVCGIVCLMMLAAAVYGCAYAAITAKYHREHLPPGREKGNLKGKELFESSLA is encoded by the exons ATGGTGAGTGGCTGTCCTCCAAAGTGTCTGTGTCATCAATTTTCAAAGACAGTGGACTGCAGGAACCGAGGACTTGTTGAAGTTCCTTCCCACATACCTCTTCAAACTCAAATATTACTTTTGTCAAATAACCGCATTCAGAAAATCAGCCAAAGTGCTTTCATTGGAACGCTGGCTCTAAAAATTCTAGATTTATCTAATAATTCTGTCTCAGGTTTGTCACCTAGCACTTTTCAAGGACTTAAAC ACCTAAAAGAACTGGATTTATCATCCAACACTATAGTAAGCCTGCCTGGAACTTTAGGTAATAACACAGGGAACATAACTTTACTGTCTTTGAAACATAATAAACTTCAGAAAGTTGACCGACGTCTGTTGGAATCACTCCCAAATCTGAAAGTTGTTCTTTTCAAGGGTAACTCTTGGCAATGTAATTGTCAAGTCTTTGGCCTTAAATTGTGGCTGGAAAGCTTTTTGTATAGAG GAGGAATTAGTGATGCTGTAATCTGCTCAACACCTGAGAATCGGAAAGGAAAAGACCTCCTCAGAATTCCATACGAGATGTACGGGATTTGTCCTCCTACATCTTCTCAAGTTCACCAGACAACTACCCAGCACTACAATCTGGAGAATAGAAGTTCTCTGAAGCACGTCCATCACAATGAACATGGAGACAGCGGCCGCTCGCACTGCGAACCAAAACCAAAGCCACGGCCTGTTAGTTTGCGTCATGCAATTGCCACCGTAGTAATAACTGGAGTGGTCTGCGGGATTGTATGTCTCATGATGTTGGCAGCTGCTGTGTACGGTTGTGCATATGCTGCAATTACTGCAAAATACCACCGGGAACACTTGCCCCCTGGCAGGGAGAAAGGGAATCTTAAGGGAAAAGAGCTATTTGAGAGTTCACTGGCTTGA